Proteins from a single region of Urocitellus parryii isolate mUroPar1 chromosome 4, mUroPar1.hap1, whole genome shotgun sequence:
- the Ucp3 gene encoding putative mitochondrial transporter UCP3, whose product MVGLKPSEVPPTTAVKCLGAGAAACFADLLTFPLDTAKVRLQIQGENPAAQSVQYRGVLGTILTMVRTEGPRSPYNGLVAGLHRQMSFASIRIGLYDSVKQFYTPKGADNSNIAVRILAGCTTGAMAVTCAQPTDVVKVRFQASVRLGPESHRKYSGTMDAYRTIAREEGFRGLWKGTWPNITRNAIVNCAEMVTYDIIKEKLLDSRLLTDNFPCHFVSAFGAGFCATVVASPVDVVKTRYMNSPPGQYRSPLDCMLKLVVHEGPTAFYKGFTPSFLRLGSWNVMMFVTYEQLKRALMKVQMLRESPF is encoded by the exons ATGGTTGGACTGAAGCCTTCAGAAGTGCCTCCCACCACCGCTGTGAAGTGCCTGGGGGCGGGCGCTGCGGCCTGTTTTGCAGATCTCCTCACCTTTCCACTGGATACAGCCAAGGTCCGCCTGCAG ATCCAGGGAGAGAACCCGGCGGCACAGAGCGTGCAGTACCGCGGCGTGCTGGGCACCATCTTGACCATGGTGCGCACCGAGGGCCCCCGAAGCCCCTACAACGGGCTGGTGGCCGGCCTGCACCGCCAGATGAGCTTCGCCTCCATCCGCATCGGCCTCTATGACTCTGTCAAGCAGTTCTACACCCCCAAAGGAGCGGACA ATTCCAACATCGCCGTCAGGATTTTGGCGGGCTGCACCACGGGGGCCATGGCAGTGACTTGTGCCCAGCCCACCGATGTGGTGAAGGTCCGATTTCAGGCCAGCGTGCGCCTGGGGCCCGAGAGCCACAGGAAATACAGCGGAACTATGGATGCCTACAGAACCATCGCCAGGGAGGAAGGGTTCAGGGGCCTGTGGAAAG GAACTTGGCCCAACATCACAAGGAATGCCATCGTCAACTGTGCTGAGATGGTGACTTATGACATCATCAAGGAGAAACTTCTGGACTCTCGCCTGCTCACTG ACAACTTCCCCTGCCACTTTGTCTCTGCCTTTGGAGCTGGCTTCTGTGCCACAGTGGTGGCCTCCCCAGTGGATGTGGTGAAGACGCGGTATATGAACTCACCCCCAGGCCAGTACCGCAGCCCGCTGGACTGTATGCTAAAGTTGGTGGTCCACGAGGGACCCACAGCCTTCTACAAGGG ATTCACCCCCTCCTTCTTGCGTTTGGGATCCTGGAACGTGATGATGTTTGTAACCTATGAGCAGCTGAAACGGGCCTTGATGAAAGTCCAGATGTTGAGGGAATCTCCATTTTGA